One stretch of Chiroxiphia lanceolata isolate bChiLan1 chromosome 1, bChiLan1.pri, whole genome shotgun sequence DNA includes these proteins:
- the SLC4A7 gene encoding sodium bicarbonate cotransporter 3 isoform X1, translating to MEEERAGEQMRPLLTTGHDEEAVVDMGKISSTINTNFEKEELESHRAVYIGVHVPLGKPGRRRHRHRGHRHHRRKKEKETDREDGRESPSYDTPSQRVQFILGTEDDDEHIPHDLFTEMDELYFRDGEEYEWRETARWLKFEEDVEDGGDRWSKPYVATLSLHSLFELRSCILNGTVMLDMRANTLDEIADMVLDNMIASGQLDESIRENVREALLKRHHHQNEKKFSSRIPLVRSFADIGKKHSDPHLLERNGLLASPQSAPGNLDTGKSGDVKGTGTGGSRENSTVDFSKVDMNFMRKIPSGAEASNVLVGEVDFLERPIIAFVRLSPAVLLSGLTEVPVPTRFLFLLLGPVGKAPQYHEIGRSIATLMTDDVFHDVAYKAKDRNDLLSGIDEFLDQVTVLPPGEWDPSIRIEPPKSVPSQEKRKAPKFPNGSTPIGETLKEEGHHAGPELQRTGRLFGGLILDIQRKAPFFLSDFKDALSLQCLASILFLYCACMSPVITFGGLLGEATQGRISAIESLFGASLTGIAYSLFAGQPLTILGSTGPVLVFEKILFKFCRDYDLSYLSLRTSIGLWTAFLCIVLVATDASSLVCYITRFTEEAFAALICIIFIYEALEKLFHLGEVYAFNMHNDLNKLTLYSCVCSEPEKPSNETLRVWRSMNKSGEDIAWSNLTVSECLKFHGVFRGSACGHHGPYIPDVLFWSVILFFTTFFLSSFLKKFKTKRYFPTKVRSTISDFAVFLTIVIMVLIDYFVGIPSPKLHVPEKFEPTRKDRGWFIDPLGSNPWWTLLVAAVPALLCTILIFMDQQITAVIINRKEHKLKKGCGYHLDLLMVGVMLGICSLMGLPWFVAATVLSISHVNSLKVESQCSAPGEQPKFLGIREQRVTGLMIFVLMGMSVFMTSVLKFIPMPVLYGVFLYMGVSSLKGIQFFDRIKLFGMPAKHQPDLIYLRYVPLWKVHIFTVIQLTCLVLLWVIKASAAAVVFPMMVLALVFIRKLMDLCFTKRELSWLDDLMPESKKKKEDDKKIKEKEEAERMLSDNESVHLAYGEASLNFPVKTLKCSIDPSVVNISDEMAKTAQWKALSMSTENAKVTRANLSPEKPESVKIEVEKSPVVKYVDAETSL from the exons GCCACAGAGCTGTGTATATTGGAGTTCATGTCCCACTTGGAAAGCCAGGCCGTCGACGGCATAGACATCGTGGGCACAGGcatcacagaaggaaaaaagaaaaagaaactgacAGAGAGGATGGCCGAGAATCTCCGTCATATG ACACACCATCTCAACGGGTGCAGTTTATCTTGGGTACTGAAGATGACGATGAACACATTCCTCATGATCTCTTCACTGAAATGGATGAACTTTACTTCAGGGATGGAGAAGAATATGAATGGAGAGAAACGGCTAG GTGGCTGAAATTTGAAGAGGATGTTGAAGATGGTGGTGATCGATGGAGCAAGCCTTATGTAGCAACTCTGTCTCTGCACAGTCTCTTTGAACTGCGAAGCTGTATTCTAAATGGGACGGTCATGTTGGACATGAGAGCAAACACACTTGATGAGATAGCAG ATATGGTTTTGGACAACATGATTGCCTCTGGCCAGCTGGATGAATCCATACGAGAGAATGTGAGAGAGGCTCTCCTAAAAAGGCACCATcatcagaatgagaaaaaattcAGCAGTCGGATTCCTCTGGTTCGGTCTTTCGCAGATATAGGCAAGAAACATTCTGACCCTCACTTGCTTGAACGAAATG gGCTATTAGCATCTCCACAGTCAGCACCTGGAAACTTAGACACTGGGAAAAGTGGAGATGTTAAAGGTACTGGgacaggaggaagcagagaaaacagcacCGTTGATTTTAGTAAG GTTGATATGAACTTCATGAGGAAAATTCCTTCAGGAGCAGAAGCATCAAATGTGTTAGTGGGAGAAGTAGATTTTTTAGAAAGACCCATTATTGCTTTTGTGAGGCTCTCCCCTGCTGTGCTTCTCTCGGGTCTCACAGAGGTTCCAGTTCCTACACG gtttttgtttttattgctggGACCAGTAGGAAAAGCTCCACAGTACCATGAAATTGGAAGATCAATAGCAACACTTATGACAGATGAT GTTTTCCATGATGTTGCCTATAAAGCAAAAGACCGAAATGATTTGTTGTCAGGAATTGATGAATTTTTAGACCAAGTGACAGTCCTGCCTCCAGGAGAGTGGGATCCTTCTATACGAATTGAGCCGCCAAAAAGTGTTCCTTcccag GAGAAAAGGAAGGCACCTAAATTTCCAAATGGATCTACTCCTATAGGAGAGACTCTCAAAGAAGAAGGCCATCATGCTGGACCTGAACTTCAGAGAACTGGAAG GCTTTTTGGTGGTTTGATACTTGACATCCAAAGGAAAGCACCTTTTTTCTTGAGTGACTTCAAGGATGCATTAAGCCTGCAGTGCCTGGCCTCGATTCTTTTCCTATACTGTGCCTGTATGTCTCCTGTAATCACTTTTGGAGGGCTCCTGGGAGAAGCTACACAAGGCAGAATA AGTGCAATAGAGTCTCTCTTTGGAGCCTCATTAACTGGGATTGCCTATTCTCTCTTTGCGGGGCAACCTCTTACTATCTTGGGAAGCACCGGACCAGTTCtagtatttgaaaaaatattatttaaattttgcag GGATTACGATCTTTCCTACCTCTCCCTGCGAACTAGCATTGGTCTGTGGACTGCATTTCTATGCATTGTGCTTGTAGCCACTGATGCCAGCAGCCTTGTGTGCTACATCACTCGATTTACTGAGGAAGCTTTTGCAGCCCTTATATGCATCATATTTATCTATGAGGCattggaaaagctttttcatttgGGAGAAGTATATGCCTTCAATATGCACAATGATTTGAATAAACTGACTTTATATTC atGCGTGTGTTCTGAGCCTGAGAAACCAAGCAATGAAACATTGCGTGTGTGGAGGAGTATGAATAAGTCTGGGGAAGATATAGCATGGAGCAACCTTACAGTTTCT gaaTGTTTAAAATTTCATGGTGTGTTTCGTGGATCAGCTTGTGGCCATCACGGACCATATATTCCAGATGTTCTCTTCTGGTCTGTCATACTATTCTTTACaacatttttcctctcctctttccttaaGAAATTCAAGACTAAACGCTATTTCCCAACTAAG GTGCGTTCTACCATCAGTGACTTTGCAGTATTTCTGACCATAGTAATCATGGTTTTGATTGACTATTTTGTAGGAATACCTTCTCCTAAGCTCCATGTTCCAGAGAAATTTGaa CCCACCCGAAAAGACCGAGGATGGTTCATAGATCCTCTTGGAAGCAACCCTTGGTGGACACTCTTagttgctgctgttcctgctttaCTCTGTACTATTCTCATTTTCATGGATCAACAAATAACAGCTGTTATTATAAACAGGAAAGAGCATAAACTGAag AAAGGCTGTGGTTATCATCTTGATCTGCTGATGGTTGGTGTTATGTTGGGGATATGTTCTCTCATGGGTTTACCGTGGTTTGTTGCTGCAACTGTCCTGTCTATAAGTCACGTTAACAGCCTGAAGGTTGAATCTCAATGCTCAGCACCAGGAGAACAACCAAAGTTTTTGGGAATCCGGGAGCAGCGAGTGACAGGATTGATGATTTTTGTGCTGATGGGGATGTCAGTGTTCATGACCTCTGTGTTAAAG tttATTCCAATGCCAGTTTTGTATGGTGTATTTCTTTACATGGGAGTATCTTCATTAAAAGGCATTCAG TTTTTTGACCGTATAAAACTGTTTGGAATGCCTGCCAAACATCAACCTGACTTGATTTATCTACGTTATGTGCCACTCTGGAAGGTTCATATCTTTACAGTCATTCAACTCACTTGTCTAGTTCTGTTGTGGGTGATTAAagcctctgcagctgctgttgttttcCCTATGATg GTTCTAGCTTTAGTGTTCATTCGCAAGCTCATGGATTTATGTTTCACCAAAAGAGAGCTTAGTTGGCTTGATGATCTTATGccagaaagtaaaaagaagaaagaagatgacaaaaagataaaagagaaagaa GAAGCAGAGAGAATGCTTTCAGACAATGAAAGCGTACACCTTGCATATGGAGAAGCAAGTTTGAATTTTCCTGTAAAAACGCTGAAATGCAG CATTGATCCCTCAGTTGTAAACATATCAGACGAAATGGCCAAAACTGCACAGTGGAAGGCTCTTTCCATGAGTACTGAGAATGCCAAAGTAACCAGAGCTAACCTGAG
- the SLC4A7 gene encoding sodium bicarbonate cotransporter 3 isoform X5: MEEARQGKKMQPGHDEEAVVDMGKISSTINTNFEKEELESHRAVYIGVHVPLGKPGRRRHRHRGHRHHRRKKEKETDREDGRESPSYDTPSQRVQFILGTEDDDEHIPHDLFTEMDELYFRDGEEYEWRETARWLKFEEDVEDGGDRWSKPYVATLSLHSLFELRSCILNGTVMLDMRANTLDEIADMVLDNMIASGQLDESIRENVREALLKRHHHQNEKKFSSRIPLVRSFADIGKKHSDPHLLERNGEGLSASRHSLRTGLSASNISLRRESRLSVLLNYLLPSSRAGTPAASRCTTPVTTPQNTPPSSPTCSLLPTTSAQPSPLEGKELLVSPASDDIPSVVIHPPEEDLELQESQEKKTEENIGKTPGLLASPQSAPGNLDTGKSGDVKGTGTGGSRENSTVDFSKVDMNFMRKIPSGAEASNVLVGEVDFLERPIIAFVRLSPAVLLSGLTEVPVPTRFLFLLLGPVGKAPQYHEIGRSIATLMTDDVFHDVAYKAKDRNDLLSGIDEFLDQVTVLPPGEWDPSIRIEPPKSVPSQEKRKAPKFPNGSTPIGETLKEEGHHAGPELQRTGRLFGGLILDIQRKAPFFLSDFKDALSLQCLASILFLYCACMSPVITFGGLLGEATQGRISAIESLFGASLTGIAYSLFAGQPLTILGSTGPVLVFEKILFKFCRDYDLSYLSLRTSIGLWTAFLCIVLVATDASSLVCYITRFTEEAFAALICIIFIYEALEKLFHLGEVYAFNMHNDLNKLTLYSCVCSEPEKPSNETLRVWRSMNKSGEDIAWSNLTVSECLKFHGVFRGSACGHHGPYIPDVLFWSVILFFTTFFLSSFLKKFKTKRYFPTKVRSTISDFAVFLTIVIMVLIDYFVGIPSPKLHVPEKFEPTRKDRGWFIDPLGSNPWWTLLVAAVPALLCTILIFMDQQITAVIINRKEHKLKKGCGYHLDLLMVGVMLGICSLMGLPWFVAATVLSISHVNSLKVESQCSAPGEQPKFLGIREQRVTGLMIFVLMGMSVFMTSVLKFIPMPVLYGVFLYMGVSSLKGIQFFDRIKLFGMPAKHQPDLIYLRYVPLWKVHIFTVIQLTCLVLLWVIKASAAAVVFPMMVLALVFIRKLMDLCFTKRELSWLDDLMPESKKKKEDDKKIKEKEEAERMLSDNESVHLAYGEASLNFPVKTLKCSIDPSVVNISDEMAKTAQWKALSMSTENAKVTRANLSPEKPESVKIEVEKSPVVKYVDAETSL, from the exons GCCACAGAGCTGTGTATATTGGAGTTCATGTCCCACTTGGAAAGCCAGGCCGTCGACGGCATAGACATCGTGGGCACAGGcatcacagaaggaaaaaagaaaaagaaactgacAGAGAGGATGGCCGAGAATCTCCGTCATATG ACACACCATCTCAACGGGTGCAGTTTATCTTGGGTACTGAAGATGACGATGAACACATTCCTCATGATCTCTTCACTGAAATGGATGAACTTTACTTCAGGGATGGAGAAGAATATGAATGGAGAGAAACGGCTAG GTGGCTGAAATTTGAAGAGGATGTTGAAGATGGTGGTGATCGATGGAGCAAGCCTTATGTAGCAACTCTGTCTCTGCACAGTCTCTTTGAACTGCGAAGCTGTATTCTAAATGGGACGGTCATGTTGGACATGAGAGCAAACACACTTGATGAGATAGCAG ATATGGTTTTGGACAACATGATTGCCTCTGGCCAGCTGGATGAATCCATACGAGAGAATGTGAGAGAGGCTCTCCTAAAAAGGCACCATcatcagaatgagaaaaaattcAGCAGTCGGATTCCTCTGGTTCGGTCTTTCGCAGATATAGGCAAGAAACATTCTGACCCTCACTTGCTTGAACGAAATG GGGAAGGCCTTTCAGCCTCCCGCCACTCTTTGCGAACAGGTCTCTCTGCCTCAAATATTTCCCTGAGAAGAGAAAGCCGTTTGTCAGTTCTTCTCAATtaccttcttccttcttcaagAGCTGGAACCCCGGCAGCCTCGAGGTGTACAACACCTGTAACTACCCCTCAAAACACACCACCCTCCAGTCCTACGTGCAGTCTCCTGCCAACCACAAGTGCCCAGCCAAGTCCACTTGAGGGCAAGGAATTGCTGGTGTCACCTGCCAGTGATGACATACCCTCAGTAGTAATTCATCCACCCGAGGAGGACTTAGAATTGCAGGAAAGCcaggaaaagaagacagaggaaaatattgGCAAAACACCAG gGCTATTAGCATCTCCACAGTCAGCACCTGGAAACTTAGACACTGGGAAAAGTGGAGATGTTAAAGGTACTGGgacaggaggaagcagagaaaacagcacCGTTGATTTTAGTAAG GTTGATATGAACTTCATGAGGAAAATTCCTTCAGGAGCAGAAGCATCAAATGTGTTAGTGGGAGAAGTAGATTTTTTAGAAAGACCCATTATTGCTTTTGTGAGGCTCTCCCCTGCTGTGCTTCTCTCGGGTCTCACAGAGGTTCCAGTTCCTACACG gtttttgtttttattgctggGACCAGTAGGAAAAGCTCCACAGTACCATGAAATTGGAAGATCAATAGCAACACTTATGACAGATGAT GTTTTCCATGATGTTGCCTATAAAGCAAAAGACCGAAATGATTTGTTGTCAGGAATTGATGAATTTTTAGACCAAGTGACAGTCCTGCCTCCAGGAGAGTGGGATCCTTCTATACGAATTGAGCCGCCAAAAAGTGTTCCTTcccag GAGAAAAGGAAGGCACCTAAATTTCCAAATGGATCTACTCCTATAGGAGAGACTCTCAAAGAAGAAGGCCATCATGCTGGACCTGAACTTCAGAGAACTGGAAG GCTTTTTGGTGGTTTGATACTTGACATCCAAAGGAAAGCACCTTTTTTCTTGAGTGACTTCAAGGATGCATTAAGCCTGCAGTGCCTGGCCTCGATTCTTTTCCTATACTGTGCCTGTATGTCTCCTGTAATCACTTTTGGAGGGCTCCTGGGAGAAGCTACACAAGGCAGAATA AGTGCAATAGAGTCTCTCTTTGGAGCCTCATTAACTGGGATTGCCTATTCTCTCTTTGCGGGGCAACCTCTTACTATCTTGGGAAGCACCGGACCAGTTCtagtatttgaaaaaatattatttaaattttgcag GGATTACGATCTTTCCTACCTCTCCCTGCGAACTAGCATTGGTCTGTGGACTGCATTTCTATGCATTGTGCTTGTAGCCACTGATGCCAGCAGCCTTGTGTGCTACATCACTCGATTTACTGAGGAAGCTTTTGCAGCCCTTATATGCATCATATTTATCTATGAGGCattggaaaagctttttcatttgGGAGAAGTATATGCCTTCAATATGCACAATGATTTGAATAAACTGACTTTATATTC atGCGTGTGTTCTGAGCCTGAGAAACCAAGCAATGAAACATTGCGTGTGTGGAGGAGTATGAATAAGTCTGGGGAAGATATAGCATGGAGCAACCTTACAGTTTCT gaaTGTTTAAAATTTCATGGTGTGTTTCGTGGATCAGCTTGTGGCCATCACGGACCATATATTCCAGATGTTCTCTTCTGGTCTGTCATACTATTCTTTACaacatttttcctctcctctttccttaaGAAATTCAAGACTAAACGCTATTTCCCAACTAAG GTGCGTTCTACCATCAGTGACTTTGCAGTATTTCTGACCATAGTAATCATGGTTTTGATTGACTATTTTGTAGGAATACCTTCTCCTAAGCTCCATGTTCCAGAGAAATTTGaa CCCACCCGAAAAGACCGAGGATGGTTCATAGATCCTCTTGGAAGCAACCCTTGGTGGACACTCTTagttgctgctgttcctgctttaCTCTGTACTATTCTCATTTTCATGGATCAACAAATAACAGCTGTTATTATAAACAGGAAAGAGCATAAACTGAag AAAGGCTGTGGTTATCATCTTGATCTGCTGATGGTTGGTGTTATGTTGGGGATATGTTCTCTCATGGGTTTACCGTGGTTTGTTGCTGCAACTGTCCTGTCTATAAGTCACGTTAACAGCCTGAAGGTTGAATCTCAATGCTCAGCACCAGGAGAACAACCAAAGTTTTTGGGAATCCGGGAGCAGCGAGTGACAGGATTGATGATTTTTGTGCTGATGGGGATGTCAGTGTTCATGACCTCTGTGTTAAAG tttATTCCAATGCCAGTTTTGTATGGTGTATTTCTTTACATGGGAGTATCTTCATTAAAAGGCATTCAG TTTTTTGACCGTATAAAACTGTTTGGAATGCCTGCCAAACATCAACCTGACTTGATTTATCTACGTTATGTGCCACTCTGGAAGGTTCATATCTTTACAGTCATTCAACTCACTTGTCTAGTTCTGTTGTGGGTGATTAAagcctctgcagctgctgttgttttcCCTATGATg GTTCTAGCTTTAGTGTTCATTCGCAAGCTCATGGATTTATGTTTCACCAAAAGAGAGCTTAGTTGGCTTGATGATCTTATGccagaaagtaaaaagaagaaagaagatgacaaaaagataaaagagaaagaa GAAGCAGAGAGAATGCTTTCAGACAATGAAAGCGTACACCTTGCATATGGAGAAGCAAGTTTGAATTTTCCTGTAAAAACGCTGAAATGCAG CATTGATCCCTCAGTTGTAAACATATCAGACGAAATGGCCAAAACTGCACAGTGGAAGGCTCTTTCCATGAGTACTGAGAATGCCAAAGTAACCAGAGCTAACCTGAG
- the SLC4A7 gene encoding sodium bicarbonate cotransporter 3 isoform X4 gives MEEERAGEQMRPLLTTGHDEEAVVDMGKISSTINTNFEKEELESHRAVYIGVHVPLGKPGRRRHRHRGHRHHRRKKEKETDREDGRESPSYDTPSQRVQFILGTEDDDEHIPHDLFTEMDELYFRDGEEYEWRETARWLKFEEDVEDGGDRWSKPYVATLSLHSLFELRSCILNGTVMLDMRANTLDEIADMVLDNMIASGQLDESIRENVREALLKRHHHQNEKKFSSRIPLVRSFADIGLLASPQSAPGNLDTGKSGDVKGTGTGGSRENSTVDFSKVDMNFMRKIPSGAEASNVLVGEVDFLERPIIAFVRLSPAVLLSGLTEVPVPTRFLFLLLGPVGKAPQYHEIGRSIATLMTDDVFHDVAYKAKDRNDLLSGIDEFLDQVTVLPPGEWDPSIRIEPPKSVPSQEKRKAPKFPNGSTPIGETLKEEGHHAGPELQRTGRLFGGLILDIQRKAPFFLSDFKDALSLQCLASILFLYCACMSPVITFGGLLGEATQGRISAIESLFGASLTGIAYSLFAGQPLTILGSTGPVLVFEKILFKFCRDYDLSYLSLRTSIGLWTAFLCIVLVATDASSLVCYITRFTEEAFAALICIIFIYEALEKLFHLGEVYAFNMHNDLNKLTLYSCVCSEPEKPSNETLRVWRSMNKSGEDIAWSNLTVSECLKFHGVFRGSACGHHGPYIPDVLFWSVILFFTTFFLSSFLKKFKTKRYFPTKVRSTISDFAVFLTIVIMVLIDYFVGIPSPKLHVPEKFEPTRKDRGWFIDPLGSNPWWTLLVAAVPALLCTILIFMDQQITAVIINRKEHKLKKGCGYHLDLLMVGVMLGICSLMGLPWFVAATVLSISHVNSLKVESQCSAPGEQPKFLGIREQRVTGLMIFVLMGMSVFMTSVLKFIPMPVLYGVFLYMGVSSLKGIQFFDRIKLFGMPAKHQPDLIYLRYVPLWKVHIFTVIQLTCLVLLWVIKASAAAVVFPMMVLALVFIRKLMDLCFTKRELSWLDDLMPESKKKKEDDKKIKEKEEAERMLSDNESVHLAYGEASLNFPVKTLKCSIDPSVVNISDEMAKTAQWKALSMSTENAKVTRANLSPEKPESVKIEVEKSPVVKYVDAETSL, from the exons GCCACAGAGCTGTGTATATTGGAGTTCATGTCCCACTTGGAAAGCCAGGCCGTCGACGGCATAGACATCGTGGGCACAGGcatcacagaaggaaaaaagaaaaagaaactgacAGAGAGGATGGCCGAGAATCTCCGTCATATG ACACACCATCTCAACGGGTGCAGTTTATCTTGGGTACTGAAGATGACGATGAACACATTCCTCATGATCTCTTCACTGAAATGGATGAACTTTACTTCAGGGATGGAGAAGAATATGAATGGAGAGAAACGGCTAG GTGGCTGAAATTTGAAGAGGATGTTGAAGATGGTGGTGATCGATGGAGCAAGCCTTATGTAGCAACTCTGTCTCTGCACAGTCTCTTTGAACTGCGAAGCTGTATTCTAAATGGGACGGTCATGTTGGACATGAGAGCAAACACACTTGATGAGATAGCAG ATATGGTTTTGGACAACATGATTGCCTCTGGCCAGCTGGATGAATCCATACGAGAGAATGTGAGAGAGGCTCTCCTAAAAAGGCACCATcatcagaatgagaaaaaattcAGCAGTCGGATTCCTCTGGTTCGGTCTTTCGCAGATATAG gGCTATTAGCATCTCCACAGTCAGCACCTGGAAACTTAGACACTGGGAAAAGTGGAGATGTTAAAGGTACTGGgacaggaggaagcagagaaaacagcacCGTTGATTTTAGTAAG GTTGATATGAACTTCATGAGGAAAATTCCTTCAGGAGCAGAAGCATCAAATGTGTTAGTGGGAGAAGTAGATTTTTTAGAAAGACCCATTATTGCTTTTGTGAGGCTCTCCCCTGCTGTGCTTCTCTCGGGTCTCACAGAGGTTCCAGTTCCTACACG gtttttgtttttattgctggGACCAGTAGGAAAAGCTCCACAGTACCATGAAATTGGAAGATCAATAGCAACACTTATGACAGATGAT GTTTTCCATGATGTTGCCTATAAAGCAAAAGACCGAAATGATTTGTTGTCAGGAATTGATGAATTTTTAGACCAAGTGACAGTCCTGCCTCCAGGAGAGTGGGATCCTTCTATACGAATTGAGCCGCCAAAAAGTGTTCCTTcccag GAGAAAAGGAAGGCACCTAAATTTCCAAATGGATCTACTCCTATAGGAGAGACTCTCAAAGAAGAAGGCCATCATGCTGGACCTGAACTTCAGAGAACTGGAAG GCTTTTTGGTGGTTTGATACTTGACATCCAAAGGAAAGCACCTTTTTTCTTGAGTGACTTCAAGGATGCATTAAGCCTGCAGTGCCTGGCCTCGATTCTTTTCCTATACTGTGCCTGTATGTCTCCTGTAATCACTTTTGGAGGGCTCCTGGGAGAAGCTACACAAGGCAGAATA AGTGCAATAGAGTCTCTCTTTGGAGCCTCATTAACTGGGATTGCCTATTCTCTCTTTGCGGGGCAACCTCTTACTATCTTGGGAAGCACCGGACCAGTTCtagtatttgaaaaaatattatttaaattttgcag GGATTACGATCTTTCCTACCTCTCCCTGCGAACTAGCATTGGTCTGTGGACTGCATTTCTATGCATTGTGCTTGTAGCCACTGATGCCAGCAGCCTTGTGTGCTACATCACTCGATTTACTGAGGAAGCTTTTGCAGCCCTTATATGCATCATATTTATCTATGAGGCattggaaaagctttttcatttgGGAGAAGTATATGCCTTCAATATGCACAATGATTTGAATAAACTGACTTTATATTC atGCGTGTGTTCTGAGCCTGAGAAACCAAGCAATGAAACATTGCGTGTGTGGAGGAGTATGAATAAGTCTGGGGAAGATATAGCATGGAGCAACCTTACAGTTTCT gaaTGTTTAAAATTTCATGGTGTGTTTCGTGGATCAGCTTGTGGCCATCACGGACCATATATTCCAGATGTTCTCTTCTGGTCTGTCATACTATTCTTTACaacatttttcctctcctctttccttaaGAAATTCAAGACTAAACGCTATTTCCCAACTAAG GTGCGTTCTACCATCAGTGACTTTGCAGTATTTCTGACCATAGTAATCATGGTTTTGATTGACTATTTTGTAGGAATACCTTCTCCTAAGCTCCATGTTCCAGAGAAATTTGaa CCCACCCGAAAAGACCGAGGATGGTTCATAGATCCTCTTGGAAGCAACCCTTGGTGGACACTCTTagttgctgctgttcctgctttaCTCTGTACTATTCTCATTTTCATGGATCAACAAATAACAGCTGTTATTATAAACAGGAAAGAGCATAAACTGAag AAAGGCTGTGGTTATCATCTTGATCTGCTGATGGTTGGTGTTATGTTGGGGATATGTTCTCTCATGGGTTTACCGTGGTTTGTTGCTGCAACTGTCCTGTCTATAAGTCACGTTAACAGCCTGAAGGTTGAATCTCAATGCTCAGCACCAGGAGAACAACCAAAGTTTTTGGGAATCCGGGAGCAGCGAGTGACAGGATTGATGATTTTTGTGCTGATGGGGATGTCAGTGTTCATGACCTCTGTGTTAAAG tttATTCCAATGCCAGTTTTGTATGGTGTATTTCTTTACATGGGAGTATCTTCATTAAAAGGCATTCAG TTTTTTGACCGTATAAAACTGTTTGGAATGCCTGCCAAACATCAACCTGACTTGATTTATCTACGTTATGTGCCACTCTGGAAGGTTCATATCTTTACAGTCATTCAACTCACTTGTCTAGTTCTGTTGTGGGTGATTAAagcctctgcagctgctgttgttttcCCTATGATg GTTCTAGCTTTAGTGTTCATTCGCAAGCTCATGGATTTATGTTTCACCAAAAGAGAGCTTAGTTGGCTTGATGATCTTATGccagaaagtaaaaagaagaaagaagatgacaaaaagataaaagagaaagaa GAAGCAGAGAGAATGCTTTCAGACAATGAAAGCGTACACCTTGCATATGGAGAAGCAAGTTTGAATTTTCCTGTAAAAACGCTGAAATGCAG CATTGATCCCTCAGTTGTAAACATATCAGACGAAATGGCCAAAACTGCACAGTGGAAGGCTCTTTCCATGAGTACTGAGAATGCCAAAGTAACCAGAGCTAACCTGAG